Proteins from a genomic interval of Trichoderma breve strain T069 chromosome 2, whole genome shotgun sequence:
- a CDS encoding CPSF A subunit region domain-containing protein, protein MQVYTELTAPTAVTHSLSLPLTSATANNLVVAKGSLLQIFTVKSISAELDPEFQPNQPADSDTRFDRQVNDDDGLESSFLGGESMFMRTDRTNNTKLVLVAEIPLAGTVIGLARLKTSKTASGGEVLLLAYKAAKMCLAEWDPKKNELETISIHYYEKDELQGAPWEEVFGEYVNHLEADPGSRCAAFKFGTRNLAILPFRRSEEDLEMEDWDEDLDGPRPVKEQAAAVNGDSDNVEAAYTPSFVLRLPLLDPSLLHPVHLTFLHEYREPTFGVLSSSQAPAASLGSKDHLSYKVFTLDLQQRASTTILSVTGLPHDLYKVIALPAPVGGALLVGQNELIHVDQSGKPNGVAVNPMAKLATSFSLTDQADLNLRLENCAIELLAVENGELLLILSDGRLGIISFKIDGRTVSGLSVRLVGADCGGNVIQSRVTCISRLGKNAFFIGSETSDSVVLGWSRRQTQEKRRKSRLIDPDLALEVDELDLEDDEEDDDLYGDDSAAVKPQTTNGGPAKSGDLSFRIHDVLLSIAPIQDITCGQAAFPDGEEATLNKGVSADLQLACAVGRGGAGSLAIINREIQPRVIGRFEFPEARGFWTMCVKKPVPKSLGTNAGVAGDYDTPIQHDKFMIVAKVDLDGYETSDVYALTAAGFETLKETEFEPAAGFTVEAGTMGKQMVVIQVLKSEVRCYNGDLGLIQILPMLDEETGAEPRAVSASIVDPYLLIIRDDGSVFLAQIDGNNEIEEVEKADSGLTSTKWVAGCLYKDTKGVFQSSLDGAARKPSEEVMMFLLNSAGALHIYALPDLSKPVYVAEGLSSIPPHLSAGFVARRGATRESLTEIVVADLGDSVHSSPYLILRHSTDDLTIYEPIRLPATSATHTLSDTLFFKKSANSTLAKSAIEDPSDDTAQPPRYVPLRTCTNVGGYSAVFLPGPSPAFIIKNSKSIPRVVGLQGLGVRGMSTFHTEGCDRGFIYADSEGIARVTQLPSKTNFTELGVSVKKVPLGHDVRHVSYHHPTEMYIAGCTITEKFELPKDDDYHKEWARESLSFLPSMARGALKLINPITWTVIHSIDMEPGESIECMKTLHLEVSEETKERRMLLAVGTALTRGEDLPTRGRVQVYDIVTVIPEPGKPETNKRLKLLAKEEIPRGGVTALSEIGTQGLMLVAQGQKCMVRGLKEDGSLLPVAFLDMSCHVSTARELPGTGLCLIADAFKGLWFAGYTEEPYTFKVLGKSSGSLPLLVADFLPDGEDLSMVAVDADGDIHVLEFNPEHPKSLQGHLLLHRTTFSVTPNPPTSTLLLPRTLPASHSATTSPDSSSSQPHLLLFASPSGSLAALTPLPESAYRRLLSVTNQLLPALVPHGGLHARAHRTPEGGGGMSHGAILARWNELGAAKRAEVATRGGYDGIMEMREDLEAVLGWSGLAYI, encoded by the exons ATGCAGGTCTATACTGAGCTCACGGCTCCCACAGCCGTTACCCACAGCCTGAGTCTGCCTCTGACTTCTGCAACCGCCAACAACCTGGTCGTTGCAAAGGGCTCGCTGCTCCAGATCTTTAccgtcaagagcatctctGCCGAGCTCGACCCCGAATTCCAGCCCAATCAGCCGGCAGATTCTGACACCCGATTTGACCGTCAAGTaaacgatgacgatggcctcgAATCCTCCTTTCTCGGCGGCGAGTCCATGTTTATGCGAACCGATCGGACGAACAACACCAAGCTCGTGCTTGTTGCAGAGATTCCGCTTGCGGGAACAGTAATTGGACTGGCAAGATTAAAAACAAGCAAGACAGCATCGGGAGGCGAGGTTTTGTTGCTTGCGTACAAGGCGGCTAAGATGTGTCTGGCAGAGTGGGACCCGAAGAAGAACGAGCTCGAGACGATTTCTATCCACTACTATGAAAAAGATGAGCTGCAAGGAGCACCGTGGGAGGAGGTGTTTGGGGAATATGTCAACCACCTCGAGGCTGATCCCGGCAGTAGATGTGCCGCCTTCAAATTCGGCACCCGAAACCTCGCCATTCTGCCCTTCAGACGCTCCGAAGaagacttggagatggaggactGGGACGAGGACCTAGACGGACCTCGACCTGTCAAGGAACAAGCGGCAGCCGTCAACGGAGATAGCGACAATGTAGAAGCAGCATATACCCCGTCATTTGTCTTGCGTCTGCCCCTCCTAGACCCGAGCCTGCTTCACCCCGTGCACCTCACCTTTCTGCATGAGTATCGCGAGCCCACGTTCGGTGTCTTGTCCTCTAGCCAAGCGCCTGCTGCTTCCCTGGGATCCAAGGATCATCTGTCGTACAAGGTCTTTACTCTGGACCTCCAACAGAGGGCCTCTACGACCATCTTATCAGTGACTGGCCTGCCTCATGACCTTTACAAAGTTATCGCTCTGCCTGCTCCTGTCGGTGGCGCCTTGTTAGTTGGTCAGAACGAGTTGATCCATGTTGACCAATCTGGAAAGCCAAATGGCGTGGCCGTCAATCCTATGGCTAAGCTGGCGACGTCCTTTAGTCTGACTGATCAAGCAGACTTAAATCTGCGCCTTGAGAACTGTGCCATCGAGCTACTTGCTGTTGAAAATGGCGAGCtacttttaatattaagtGATGGCCGACTAGGCATAATTTCCTTCAAGATTGACGGACGAACAGTGTCAGGGCTCAGTGTCAGGCTGGTGGGCGCAGACTGCGGCGGCAATGTAATCCAGAGCAGAGTTACGTGTATTTCCCGACTGGGGAAAAACGCGTTCTTCATCGGGAGCGAAACTAGCGACTCCGTCGTATTAGGATGGTCGAGAAGACAGACACAGGAAAAGCGTAGGAAATCTCGGCTCATAGATCCAGATCTAGCTTTGGAAGTGGACGAGCTCGActtggaggatgatgaagaggatgatgaccTCTACGGCGATGATTCCGCTGCGGTCAAGCCCCAAACGACAAATGGAGGCCCAGCCAAATCTGGAGATTTGAGTTTTCGAATACACGATGTGCTACTTAGCATCGCACCGATACAAGATATTACATGCGGACAGGCCGCCTTTCCAGACGGCGAGGAGGCCACCTTGAACAAAGGTGTCTCGGCTGATCTGCAGCTTGCCTGTGCTGTCGGGCGTGGAGGAGCAGGTTCCCTTGCAATCATCAACCGCGAGATCCAGCCCAGAGTTATCGGCCGGTTTGAGTTTCCAGAAGCGAGAGGGTTCTGGACAATGTGTGTTAAGAAGCCAGTTCCCAAGTCGTTGGGTACGAATGCTGGGGTTGCTGGCGACTACGACACACCGATACAACACGACAAATTCATGATTGTTGCCAAGGTCGATCTGGATGGGTACGAAACATCTGATGTGTATGCCCTGACGGCAGCGGGCTTTGAGACCTTGAAGGAGACAGAGTTTgagcctgctgctggatTTACAGTGGAAGCTGGCACGATGGGAAAGCAAATGGTGGTTATTCAAGTGCTCAAGTCGGAGGTGCGATGTTATAACGGAG ATCTGGGGTTGATCCAGATTTTGCCCATGCTGGATGAAGAAACAGGTGCAGAGCCGCGGGCTGTCAGTGCAAGTATCGTTGACCCGTATTTGCTCATTATTCGCGACGACGGCAGCGTGTTCCTCGCACAAATTGATGGCAACAATGAGATTGAGGaggtggaaaaggcagaCAGTGGCCTTACATCAACAAAATGGGTAGCTGGATGTCTGTATAAAGACACCAAGGGCGTCTTTCAGTCAAGCCTCGATGGCGCAGCTAGGAAACCAAGCGAAGAAGTCATGATGTTCTTGCTCAATTCAGCAGGAGCTTTGCAT ATATACGCACTACCGGATCTTTCAAAGCCTGTTTATGTCGCCGAGGGACTTTCATCAATACCTCCCCATCTTTCAGCTGGATTTGTGGCTAGAAGAGGTGCCACCCGAGAAAGTCTCACGGAGATTGTCGTAGCAGACCTTGGAGATTCGGTCCACTCCTCACCTTACTTGATA TTACGACACTCCACTGATGATCTTACCATATATGAGCCAATTCGCCTACCTGCAACTTCAGCTACTCACACTTTATCAGATACGCTCTTCTTTAAAAAATCGGCAAATTCTACTTTGGCCAAGAGTGCCATCGAGGACCCATCGGATGACACGGCGCAACCGCCGCGGTACGTGCCTCTGAGAACCTGCACGAATGTGGGTGGCTACAGCGCCGTGTTCCTTCCCGGTCCATCGCCGGCGTTCATTATCAAGAACAGCAAAAGTATTCCGAGAGTGGTTGGTCTGCAAGGCCTTGGGGTTCGGGGCATGAGCACTTTCCACACTGAAGGTTGCGATAGAGGATTCATTTACGCAGACTCTGAAGGCATAGCTAGAGTGACACAGCTCCCGAGCAAAACCAACTTTACAGAACTGGGTGTCTCGGTGAAGAAGGTTCCATTGGGCCACGACGTTCGCCATGTTTCTTACCACCACCCCACCGAGATGTACATTGCGGGCTGTACAATCACTGAGAAATTTGAGTTGCCAAAGGATGATGATTATCATAAAGAATGGGCTCGAGAGTCGCTCTCTTTCTTGCCTTCGATGGCCAGAGGGGCTCTTAAACTAATCAACCCCATCACATGGACCGTCATTCACTCAATTGACATGGAGCCCGGAGAGTCGATTGAATGCATGAAGACGTTGCATCTCGAAGTGTCTGAAGAGACCAAAGAGCGGAGAATGCTGCTAGCAGTAGGCACTGCCTTGACAAGAGGCGAAGACTTGCCCACTAGAGGGCGCGTGCAAGTGTACGACATCGTTACCGTCATCCCAGAGCCTGGGAAGCCAGAAACGAACAAGAGACTCAAGCTCCTAGCCAAGGAGGAAATTCCTCGTGGCGGCGTGACGGCCTTGTCCGAAATTGGCACTCAGGGGCTTATGCTGGTGGCGCAAGGCCAGAAGTGTATGGTGCGCGGTCTTAAGGAAGATGGCTCATTGCTTCCTGTGGCCTTTCTAGATATGAGCTGTCATGTATCCACGGCACGGGAATTACCAGGCACCGGCCTCTGCCTGATTGCGGACGCGTTTAAGGGTCTGTGGTTCGCCGGGTATACGGAGGAGCCATATACATTCAAGGTGCTCGGCAAGAGTAGCGGGTCGCTGCCCCTGCTGGTGGCAGATTTTCTCCCAGACGGGGAAGATTTATCGATGGTTGCTGTGGATGCAGATGGGGATATCCATGTTCTCGAGTTCAATCCAGAGC ACCCCAAATCTCTTCAAGGCCACCTGTTACTTCACCGAACTACATTCAGCGTGACCCCTAACCCCCCAACCTCGACTCTCCTCTTACCACGCACCCTCCCCGCATCTCATTCCGCGACTACATCGCCCgactcatcatcttctcaacCGCACTTGCTCCTCTTCGCATCTCCCTCAGGCTCCCTAGCCGCTCTAACGCCCCTCCCCGAGTCCGCCTACCGCAGACTCCTCTCCGTCACAAACCAGCTCCTACCGGCCCTCGTGCCCCACGGCGGCCTCCACGCCAGAGCACACCGCACCCCCGAGGGCGGAGGCGGCATGTCTC ATGGCGCGATCTTGGCTCGATGGAATGAGCTGGGCGCCGCTAAGAGGGCTGAGGTTGCGACTAGGGGTGGATatgatggcatcatggagatgagagaggaTCTGGAAGCAGTGTTGGGATGGAGTGGACTTGCATATATTTAA
- a CDS encoding LMBR1-like membrane protein domain-containing protein produces MAAGFVQAGLIWLAYAVVVLLCLGAAIITTFTWQTPIDRSAMVSIVAIVSLTSLLATVLLLPVDIALVSSTGSSALGVKKDWATPKRVADILLTLKVVYYSLYSFDALLCLLVIPFAYFWYEEYDEVAFEEEGRTWKSRFWAATKYTLFFVALTVVLFILGFFVPAAGGNKGHWDLDYYKSLLSQNHGEKALTFALGLLVTLGTFLYVVYTSAGLALLPISFIKSAPPISAPQLSATTASQLEQNRERQHQLELRNAGREEGMSRKDRRELDALIREEQTLVRRERLAAEAQGEGKSRVYQIWLKLCALFRPVKMLGGILLLIFAVVIWVSMFITGIDKAKNSVCKQRCGYILGQVHVFQPMNWIFLQAAKAFPVDYVLMALLVLLLFSSSISGIAVVGIRFLWIRIFQIRRGRTAPQALLIATVMLSLITLAINYAVAMFIAPQYSFYGTQTFCTNELAYPGAQPDCSHHPELVQPCSDTLEYKHAKDVCTPSMMSTLLNRITITWPLFGIIDFWAQYFFMAIFFIVFITALVRAPRVNVAEIDEFAEADEEESLLASTSRRFDATWQDVRGQPRGTRNGPQLIRGSRPQIG; encoded by the coding sequence ATGGCCGCGGGCTTCGTCCAAGCCGGTCTCATCTGGCTGGCTTACGCAGTTGTCGTTTTGCTATGTCTCGGCGCCGCGATTATCACGACATTCACATGGCAGACTCCCATCGACCGTTCGGCGATGGTGAGCATCGTCGCCATCGTCAGTCTCACATCTCTTCTCGCGACtgtcttgcttcttcctgtCGACATcgctctcgtctcgtctACCGGATCCTCAGCTCTAGGCGTCAAGAAGGATTGGGCCACACCAAAGCGAGTCGCAGATATTCTCCTGACTCTCAAAGTCGTCTACTATTCGCTTTACAGCTTCGATGCCCTACTGTGCCTCTTGGTCATCCCCTTTGCATATTTCTGGTATGAAGAATACGATGAAGTCGCctttgaggaggagggccgTACATGGAAGAGCCGGTTTTGGGCCGCCACCAAGTATACACTGTTTTTCGTTGCTCTCACCGTCGTGCTCTTTATTCTGGGATTTTTTGTTCCTGCAGCCGGTGGGAACAAGGGCCATTGGGATCTGGACTACTACAAGTCGCTACTGTCTCAGAACCATGGAGAAAAGGCCCTTAcctttgcccttggccttttggTGACGCTCGGAACGTTCCTCTACGTCGTTTACACCAGCGCTGGGCTTGCTCTTTTGCCCATTTCCTTCATCAAATCAGCTCCTCCAATCTCGGCTCCACAGCTCTCAGCAACAACGGCTTCTCAGCTTGAACAGAACCGAGAGCGCCAGCATCAGCTTGAGCTGCGCAATGCCGGCCGTGAAGAGGGCATGTCCCGAAAGGATAGGCGGGAACTGGATGCTCTGATCAGGGAGGAGCAAACTCTGGTCCGGCGCGAACGTCTCGCCGCCGAGGCCCAAGGCGAGGGCAAGAGCCGAGTCTATCAGATTTGGCTCAAACTATGTGCGCTGTTCAGACCAGTCAAGATGCTTGGCGGGATTCTGCTGCTGATATTCGCCGTTGTCATTTGGGTGTCCATGTTCATCACAGGCATCGATAAGGCAAAGAATTCTGTCTGCAAGCAACGTTGCGGATACATTCTCGGACAAGTTCACGTTTTCCAGCCGATGAATTGGATATTCTTGCAGGCTGCGAAGGCGTTCCCTGTCGACTACGTTTTGATGGCTTTACtggtccttcttctcttcagcagctccatTTCCGGTATTGCCGTGGTTGGAATACGCTTCCTCTGGATCCGCATCTTTCAGATTCGAAGAGGTAGAACAGCCCCGCAAGCCCTTCTCATCGCAACGGTCATGCTCTCACTCATCACTTTGGCCATCAATTACGCGGTCGCCATGTTTATAGCTCCTCAGTATTCATTTTACGGGACGCAAACATTTTGTACGAATGAGCTCGCATATCCCGGTGCTCAGCCGGACTGCAGCCACCACCCCGAGTTGGTTCAACCTTGCTCTGATACTCTTGAGTATAAGCACGCCAAAGATGTTTGTACTCCATCTATGATGTCGACTCTCCTGAATCGTATCACCATCACATGGCCACTCTTTGGCATTATTGATTTCTGGGCTCAATACTTTTTCATGGCTATATTCTTCATCGTTTTTATTACGGCGCTGGTACGTGCCCCAAGAGTCAATGTCGCCGAAATCGATGAGTttgccgaagccgacgaaGAGGAAAGCCTGCTCGCCTCAACCAGCCGCCGATTCGATGCGACTTGGCAAGATGTCAGGGGCCAACCGAGAGGGACAAGGAACGGGCCTCAGTTGATTCGAGGTTCACGACCACAAATTGGTTAA
- a CDS encoding SRF-type transcription factor (DNA-binding and dimerization domain) domain-containing protein — protein MGRRKIEIKAIKDDRNRSVTFLKRKGGLFKKAHELSVLCSVDVAVFIFGNNKKLYEYSSADMQHLITRYQYHGGPNEHKGPSDFNGGQNDDDDDEDGDGTPPRGSEGMDSSHMMPPHFQGQAPPPFPHIRHQTASVSPPIPNGVPFQGHPAHLQRSHTPQPAVPSRPGSRGDMRRMGPGMMSQPVGPHGPHPGITYMPTPPIYNPSASNQSSLMPPQPGPYPFQPPQQQPPAHPPPQPMAPARRHLDPQPPPPVEPRTESAERPRAPLINTDTAIKKMSQRKSHSIFTPIEENRSILSQHLASFASEPQPMKNEAGISAPANPNRSQSADTGATVRNGETASPHLQQRSSLRNTSVSSLPDTPTTSLKINTAVGGTRPKPPRLTVQIPDGGSEAGSATGDSNSPRNATDAASHAPHRGSVVLPPPSPSGSGPQSILSAGAIGPPNPFARPVPQQNVNGDTPVSALPSRFLNNELLPSPSSFYPEWNFRGSDNNTLPSPLNFATPVVGTGPSFLREDNHLLSTSSGNAGTGTGGGSGLAKRKSPDLDATGHDENHETASDPKRLKVER, from the exons ATGGGTCGAAGAAAGatcgagatcaaggccataAAGGATGACCGCAACCGTTCGGT GACCTTTCTCAAGCGAAAGGGCGGTTTATTCAAGAAGGCGCACGAGCTCTCCGTCTTGTGTTCCGTCGATGttgccgtcttcatcttcggcaaCAATAAGAAGCTATACGAATACTCTTCAGCAGATatgcagcatctcatcaccagATACCAATAT CACGGTGGTCCCAACGAACACAAGGGGCCTTCCGACTTCAATGGAGGTCagaatgacgatgatgacgatgaggatggagatggaacaCCTCCTCGAGGCTCCGAAGGGATGGACAGCTCGCACATGATGCCACCTCATTTCCAGGGCCAGGCCCCTCCACCTTTCCCCCATATTCGCCATCAGACAGCATCGGTGTCGCCTCCCATTCCGAACGGTGTGCCTTTCCAAGGTCATCCTGCTCATCTTCAGCGAAGCCACACGCCACAACCCGCCGTGCCATCACGGCCCGGTTCGAGAGGAGACATGCGCCGCATGGGCCCTGGCATGATGTCCCAACCCGTTGGACCTCACGGACCTCATCCGGGTATCACTTATATGCCCACGCCACCCATCTACAATCCATCTGCTAGCAACCAGTCCAGCCTTATGCCGCCTCAACCTGGCCCTTATCCTTTCCAACCTccacaacagcagccgcc TGCTCATCCGCCGCCCCAGCCGATGGCA CCGGCACGTCGTCACCTGGACCCgcagcctcctccacccGTCGAGCCAAGGACAGAGTCCGCAGAGAGGCCTAGGGCGCCACTCATCAACACAGATACGGCTATCAAGAAGATGTCGCAGCGCAAATCCCACAGCATCTTTACACCAATCGAGGAAAACAGATCCATCTTATCCCAACATTTAGCCTCCTTTGCCTCTGAGCCTCAGCCCATGAAGAATGAGGCTGGAATCTCGGCTCCAGCGAACCCGAATCGGTCCCAGTCGGCAGACACCGGGGCTACCGTTCGAAATGGAGAAACAGCTTCGCCACATCTGCAACAACGATCCAGCTTGCGTAATACGTCGGTGTCCTCCCTTCCCGATACACCTACAACCAGTCTGAAGATCAACACGGCTGTAGGAGGCACAAGGCCAAAGCCACCTCGCCTAACAGTGCAAATCCCTGACGGCGGATCTGAAGCTGGTAGTGCAACGGGAGACTCAAACTCGCCTCGGAACGCGACGGATGCTGCATCTCACGCGCCGCATCGCGGCAGCGTGGtcctccctcctccttctccgtctGGGTCTGGGCCACAATCAATCTTGTCCGCAGGGGCCATAGGACCTCCCAATCCTTTTGCTCGGCCGGTACCTCAACAGAACGTCAATGGCGACACGCCCGTTTCGGCCCTTCCCTCTCGGTTCCTGAACAATGAGCTGCTGCCAAGCCCCAGCAGTTTCTATCCAGAGTGGAATTTCAGAGGCAGTGATAACAACACGCTGCCCAGCCCTCTCAACTTTGCCACCCCCGTGGTGGGCACCGGGCCCAGCTTCCTCCGGGAGGATAACCATTTGTTGAGTACCAGCAGTGGGAACGCTGGCACCGGCACAGGAGGCGGATCAGGCTTGGCAAAACGAAAGAGTCCAGATCTTGACGCGACTGGACATGATGAGAACCACGAAACGGCTAGCGATCCCAAGCGCCTGA
- a CDS encoding cyclin-dependent kinase regulatory subunit domain-containing protein, translated as MDIDMSRRNKTPRPLTDSERARLEEFVDAIRYSERYNDSEFEYRHVQLPKMMLKAIPKEYHDSAKGTLKLLWEDEWRAMGMTQSLGWEHYEVHEPEPHILLFKRPLNYQPPQ; from the exons ATGGATATCGACATGAGCCGGCGAAACAAGACTCCGCGTCCCCTGACAGACTCGGAACGAGCCCGACTTGAAGAGTTTGTAGATGCTATTCGATACTCTGAGAG ATATAACGATAGCGAATTCGAGTACCGCCATGTCCAGCTACCAAAGATGATGCTCAAGGCGATTCCAAAGGAGTACCATGATTCTGCCAAGGGCACACTGAAGCTTCTCTGGGAGGACGAGTGGAGGGCCATGGGAATGACACAG AGTCTCGGCTGGGAGCACTACGAGGTCCATGAGCCGGAGCCgcatattcttcttttcaa GCGACCTCTCAACTACCAACCTCCTCAGTGA
- a CDS encoding pal1 cell morphology protein domain-containing protein, whose amino-acid sequence MYDSDGIDKDWARKYILDPLTAPEPSEETGLGSSHYNPHRISLQALPSHTRQRPASPASSSSSFSDLGDRTAASYPTPPSTGNPEHKFSQRKRLPPPPSANHTAQHSVDSHCRPMMRTPNAASPESNFHPTNPFVSSPQSSNGKVLGKQASMNPHNRSNSELGHHSQPGAHKHSHRRPRTQSLGERFPGDMSHRPLDIIINDTRAADRQRRHRPRVSETDVIDALDTVGGMYHHGGPYDATLRSRNLDPRTSPVAAVQESNMEALRATPREYVMDSLRHHVPLQGTSTIPSGEYDYRGSRMSYEEGADLMREPDAPGGPYKRYADTKYHPDDLKGKGEPSYSLERALKEKKRAKNGEPDEIEMQTGLRSRNPHSKSKHQRSMTVALRGSSSATGNAYNDSELERRNSTGKKISDSLKRRWGSIRGRK is encoded by the exons ATGTACGACAGCGACGGCATAGATAAAGACTGG GCTCGCAAGTACATCTTGGACCCTCTAACTGCTCCTGAGCCCAGCGAAGAAACTGGCCTTGGATCCTCTCACTACAACCCGCACCGCATCTCGCTGCAGGCTCTACCATCTCACACCCGCCAGCGACCAGCAAGCCCagcttcaagctcaagctcattTTCAGATCTTGGCGATAGAACTGCAGCCTCGTATCCTACACCTCCTTCTACAGGCAACCCCGAGCACAAATTCAGCCAAAGAAAACGGCTGCCGCCTCCACCCTCAGCGAATCACACGGCTCAACACAGCGTCGACAGCCACTGCCGTCCAATGATGCGGACTCCTAACGCAGCCAGCCCGGAAAGCAATTTCCATCCGACAAATCcgtttgtttcttctccgcAGTCATCTAATGGCAAGGTTCTCGGGAAGCAGGCCTCCATGAACCCGCATAACCGCAGTAACTCGGAATTAGGCCACCATAGCCAGCCTGGAGCTCACAAACACAGTCATCGCCGTCCTCGCACTCAGTCTCTTGGCGAGCGCTTCCCCGGAGACATGTCGCATCGTCCTCTGgatattattattaatgaTACCCGCGCTGCTGACCGTCAACGTCGTCACCGGCCTCGCGTTTCTGAAACCGACGTCATCGATGCTCTCGACACAGTCGGCGGCATGTATCACCACGGCGGGCCATATGATGCCACCCTCCGGAGCCGAAACCTTGATCCCAGAACCTCGCCGGTTGCTGCGGTGCAGGAGTCAAACATGGAGGCCCTGCGAGCTACGCCTCGGGAATACGTCATGGACAGCCTCCGGCATCACGTTCCTCTCCAGGGTACTTCAACCATACCTTCTGGAGAATATGACTATCGCGGGTCTCGAATGAGCTATGAAGAAGGCGCTGATCTCATGAGGGAACCAGATGCTCCTGGTGGCCCGTACAAGCGCTATGCGGACACT AAATATCATCCGGACGATctcaaaggaaaaggagagccGTCCTACTCGCTTGAGCGGGCGctaaaggagaagaagcgtgCCAAGAACGGAGAGCccgatgagattgagatgcaGACCGGCTTGCGCAGTCGCAACCCTCATTCTAAATCCAAGCATCAGCGTAGCATGACTGTTGCGCTGCGTGGAAGCTCTTCGGCCACTGGCAATGCTTACAATGACTCCGAGCTTGAGCGTCGCAACTCGACTGGCAAAAAAATAAGTGACAGTCTGAAGCGACGATGGGGCAGCATTCGCGGTAGGAAGTGA